One region of Thunnus albacares chromosome 20, fThuAlb1.1, whole genome shotgun sequence genomic DNA includes:
- the arl3b gene encoding ADP-ribosylation factor-like protein 3: MGLLSILRKLKSTPDQEVRILLLGLDNGGKTTLLKQLASEDISHITPTQGFNIKSVQSQGFKLNVWDIGGQRKIRPYWRNYFENTDVLIYVIDSADRKRFEETGQELAELLDEEKLSGVPVLIFANKQDLLTAAPASEIAEGLNLHTIRDRMWQIQSCSALTGEGIQEGMNWVCKSVNSKKK, encoded by the exons ATG GGATTGCTGTCCATCCTGCGTAAGCTAAAGAGCACACCAGACCAGGAGGTTAGGATACTACTGCTGGGTCTGGACAACGGCGGGAAGACCACCCTGCTCAAACAGCTGGCATCTGAGGATATCAGCCACATCACCCCCACACAG GGTTTCAACATCAAGAGCGTCCAGTCTCAGGGTTTTAAACTGAATGTTTGGGACATTGGAGGCCAGAGGAAGATCAGGCCGTACTGGAGAAACTATTTTGAAAACACTGATGTGCTG ATTTATGTCATCGACAGCGCTGACAGGAAGAGGTTTGAGGAAACAGGTCAG gaGCTGGCTGAGCTGTTGGATGAAGAGAAGCTGAGCGGCGTTCCAGTGCTGATCTTTGCAAACAAGCAGGACCTGCTGACAGCCGCCCCGGCCTCTGAGATCGCCGAGGGTCTGAACCTGCACACCATCCGGGATCGCATGTGGCAGATCCAGTCCTGCTCTGCCCTCACCGGCGAGGGGATTCAG GAGGGCATGAACTGGGTCTGCAAGAGTGTCAACTCCAAGAAAAAGTAG